A window of Ranitomeya variabilis isolate aRanVar5 chromosome 2, aRanVar5.hap1, whole genome shotgun sequence contains these coding sequences:
- the PSMD8 gene encoding 26S proteasome non-ATPase regulatory subunit 8 translates to MAVNGGEAAGLRQVAAMYEQLKAEWNKKSPSLSKCGDVLGKLKLALLEQNFLPTTDSKLTKQQLILARDVLEIGAQWSILKKDIPSFERYMAQLKCYYFDYKDELPESAYKHQLLGLNLLFLLSQNRVAEFHTELERLPAKDIQANVYIKHPVSLEQYLMEGSYNKVFLAKGNIPAESYTFFIDILLDTIRDEIAGCIEKAYEKILFNEATRILFFSTPKKMTDYAKKRGWVLGPNNYYSFSSQQQNPEEATIPSTELAKQVIEYARQLEMIV, encoded by the exons ATGGCGGTGAACGGGGGAGAAGCTGCCGGTCTGAGACAAGTGGCCGCCATGTACGAGCAGCTGAAAGCCGAGTGGAACAAGAAGAGTCCGAGCCTGAGCAAGTGCGGGGATGTGCTGGGCAAGCTGAAG TTGGCTCTTTTGGAGCAGAATTTTTTACCCACTACCGACTCCAAACTGACGAAGCAGCAGCTTATACTGGCCA GAGACGTCTTGGAGATTGGGGCCCAGTGGAGCATCCTGAAGAAAGACATCCCGTCCTTTGAGCGATACATGGCGCAGCTGAAGTGCTATTACTTTGACTATAA GGACGAGCTCCCTGAATCTGCCTACAAACACCAGCTGCTGGGCCtcaacctcctcttcctcctgtcacaGAACAGAGTGGCCGAGTTTCACACTGAGCTGGAACGGTTACCAGCCAAGGATATCCAGGCGAACGTCTACATAAAGCACCCGGTGTCTCTAGAGCAG TACTTGATGGAGGGCAGCTATAACAAGGTATTTCTGGCCAAGGGGAACATTCCTGCAGAGAGTTACACCTTCTTCATTGACATCCTGCTAGACACAATAAG GGATGAGATTGCCGGGTGCATTGAGAAGGCCTATGAGAAGATCCTCTTTAATGAAGCCACCAGGATATTGTTCTTCAGCACCCCAAAGAAGATGACAGACTATGCAAAGAag cGCGGTTGGGTGTTGGGCCCGAATAACTATTACAGTTTCAGCAGCCAGCAGCAGAATCCGGAGGAGGCCACAATTCCTTCCACTGAATTAGCCAAACAAGTGATTGAATATGCCCGCCAGCTGGAAATGATCGTATAA